Proteins from a genomic interval of Capsicum annuum cultivar UCD-10X-F1 chromosome 4, UCD10Xv1.1, whole genome shotgun sequence:
- the LOC107869411 gene encoding probable jasmonic acid carboxyl methyltransferase 2, with the protein MEVMQVLHMNYGEGETSYAKNSNIQRKIISTTNSRLKEAILNIMCNNKKVPESIGIADLGCSSGPNTLMVFKEIINIIYATCRKTGSSFPELRVSLNDLPGNDFNYIFRSLPKFIQKIKEEKGSENCYVVGVPGSFYGRRFPNKSSHFVHSSSSLHWLSQVPFGLATNARTTLNKGKLYISQTSPSDVIKAYVSQFQNDFSLFLRSRSPEMVPGGRMLLSLMGRSSIDPTIEDGCYYQWELLAHALSILVSKGLVEEEKIDSFNAPYYAPCPEELKIAVEKEGSFIVNRIEAFEIEWDASVSSNSSTQCEDKKILLSRGQQVAKTIRAVVESMVENHFGNEIMDDLFSIYSDLVGDFLYKKKAVYVNLVVSLTRKN; encoded by the exons ATGGAAGTGATGCAGGTACTTCACATGAACTATGGAGAAGGAGAAACTAGCTATGCCAAAAACTCCAATATTCAG AGGAAGATAATATCAACGACGAATTCAAGACTTAAGGAAGCAATTTTGAACATTATGTGCAACAACAAAAAGGTGCCAGAAAGCATTGGCATTGCAGATTTAGGTTGTTCCTCAGGACCAAACACTTTAATGGTGTTCAAAGAGATTATAAATATCATATATGCAACGTGTCGAAAAACGGGGAGCTCCTTCCCAGAGTTGAGAGTTTCTCTTAATGATCTTCCAGGCAATGATTTCAATTACATATTTAGGTCATTGCCTAAATTCattcagaaaataaaagaagaaaaaggttcaGAAAATTGCTATGTTGTTGGAGTTCCTGGTTCATTTTATGGAAGGCGTTTCCCCAACAAGAGCTCGCATTTTGTTCATTCTTCGTCTAGTCTCCATTGGCTCTC ACAGGTTCCATTTGGTTTGGCTACTAATGCAAGAACAACCCTAAACAAAGGGAAGCTATACATATCACAGACTAGTCCAAGTGACGTCATCAAGGCATACGTGTCACAATTCCAGAATGACTTCTCCTTATTTCTCCGATCACGGTCGCCGGAGATGGTTCCCGGAGGGAGGATGTTGCTGTCACTAATGGGGAGGAGCTCTATTGATCCCACCATTGAAGATGGCTGTTACTACCAATGGGAACTCCTTGCACATGCACTCTCTATTTTGGTCTCCAAG GGCCTAGTCGAAGAGGAGAAAATAGACTCCTTTAATGCACCATACTATGCACCATGTCCTGAGGAATTGAAAATTGCTGTAGAAAAAGAAGGCTCATTTATCGTTAATCGTATCGAAGCTTTTGAGATTGAGTGGGACGCTAGTGTTTCTTCGAATTCATCAACACAATGTGAAGACAAAAAAATACTATTATCAAGGGGTCAACAAGTGGCTAAAACAATCAGGGCCGTAGTTGAATCAATGGTGGAAAATCATTTTGGAAATGAAATTATGGATGATTTGTTTAGTATTTACAGTGATCTTGTGGGAGATTTTCTTTACAAGAAGAAAGCTGTCTATGTTAATTTGGTTGTTTCTCTCACACGCAAGAATTGA
- the LOC107866975 gene encoding abscisic acid 8'-hydroxylase 4, protein MQLLLYDNLLCWFWYIVPCLGLQYLLLKILWHNTEKTPVKIPAGNRGIPVIGETIQFMAAINSNKGFYDFIKIRRLKYGNCFKTNIFGQTHVFISSTEAAKKILSNEGENFTKRYIKSIAKLVGDQSLLCASHHQHKLIRSHLSTLFTTSSLSTMVRQFDELTVSNLSTWHHKSSIIILHEALKITLEAICKMLMSLAEKKELEMLHKDVGLIYEAMLSFPLRLPWTRFYKGLQARKRIMKLLDKIIEARRKSKEKYDDFLDHLLISDDQTTQLTDEQIKDNILTMIIAGQDTTATAITWMIKYLDENPKALNKLRAEQQALQHKISCKSYLTFEDLNYMTYASKVIKESLRMASIVPWFPRMALQDCEIEGFTIKKGWIINVDAKSIHFDPMISHDPDKFIPSRFDEDSKPYSFLAFGMGGRTCLGLHLARAMMLVFVYRLTTSYRWKVLDSDESIEKWTLFSRLKSGCPISVKCIEEDREFPNASKS, encoded by the exons ATGCAACTCTTGCTCTATGATAATTTGTTGTGTTGGTTTTGGTATATAGTTCCTTGTTTGGGATTGCAATACTTATTATTGAAAATCTTATGGCATAATACTGAAAAAACTCCGGTGAAGATTCCGGCAGGCAACCGGGGAATACCGGTCATCGGAGAAACCATCCAGTTCATGGCTGCTATCAATAGCAACAAAGGTTTCTatgatttcatcaaaattcgaagACTCAA GTACGGAAATTGTTTCAAAACGAATATATTTGGGCAGACACATGTATTTATTTCAAGCACGGAAGCAGCAAAGAAAATATTAAGTAACGAGGGAGAAAATTTCACCAAGAGATATATAAAGTCAATCGCGAAGCTTGTGGGAGACCAAAGTTTGCTTTGTGCTTCACATCACCAGCATAAACTTATTCGAAGCCATCTTAGTACTTTGTTCACAACATCATCTCTTTCAACAATGGTTAGACAATTTGATGAATTGACTGTTAGTAACCTTAGCACCTGGCATCATAAATCCAGCATTATAATACTTCACGAAGCTCTAAAG ATAACCCTCGAAGCAATATGCAAAATGTTAATGAGTTTGGCAGAAAAAAAGGAACTAGAGATGTTACATAAGGATGTTGGGTTAATTTATGAAGCAATGCTATCATTTCCATTAAGACTACCATGGACTAGATTCTACAAGGGCCTACAG GCCAGAAAAAGAATTATGAAGTTGCTGGACAAAATTATAGAGGCAAGAAGAAAGTCCAAAGAAAAGTATGATGATTTTCTTGATCATCTTTTGATTAGTGATGATCAAACCACACAATTAACAGATGAAcaaattaaagataatatatTAACCATGATTATTGCAG GTCAAGACACCACGGCTACTGCAATTACATGGATGATCAAGTATTTGGATGAAAATCCTAAGGCCCTTAACAAACTCAGG GCTGAACAACAAGCTCTTCAACACAAGATTTCTTGTAAATCATACCTCACATTTGAAGACCTCAATTATATGACGTATGCAtctaag GTTATAAAGGAATCACTTCGAATGGCTTCAATAGTGCCATGGTTTCCAAGAATGGCACTTCAAGATTGTGAAATTGAAG GATTTACGATCAAGAAAGGTTGGATCATCAACGTGGATGCTAAATCAATACATTTTGATCCAATGATTTCCCATGATCCTGACAAATTCATTCCCTCAAGATTTGAT GAAGATTCAAAACCATATAGTTTCTTAGCATTTGGAATGGGAGGAAGAACTTGCCTTGGACTGCATTTGGCTAGAGCCATGATGCTTGTTTTTGTCTATCGTTTGACCACTTCCTACAG gTGGAAAGTACTAGATTCAGATGAAAGCATCGAAAAATGGACACTTTTCTCGAGATTAAAAAGTGGTTGTCCTATAAGTGTGAAGTGTATAGAGGAGGATAGGGAGTTTcctaatgcatcaaaatcatga